The following DNA comes from Candidatus Methanomethylophilaceae archaeon.
CGGATTTCCCCGGACTTCGCGGCGGCGATTATGTCCGCGGCCAGATCTGCGGCGCGGAGGTCAGCCATAATACACGTTTCCGACGTCTTTCTGGGGCTTCTCTTCCTCGGGAGCGTCCCCTATGAGGTCCATGTATTGGATCGCCGTAGAGTTGATGTAACGCATCACGCCGTCGTCGAGCTCGAACGCCATCGCGGTACTCCCTCCCATGACGGTGATGCCTTTGAGCGTGCCCTCGGTGATGCCTTCCTTCCCGTGGTGGACGATGAATCTGGATCCGGGCGTTATCGCATATTTGTCTGCCATGTCATAACCTCTCGGACATGAGTTCCTGGAAATGCGCGACCGTCATGCGGTAGTTCTCCATCGCCATCTTCACGTTGGACTCCGCGAAAGCCCAGGCCTTGGACAGGTCGCCGAACCTTATGCGGTATCCCTTGCGTTTCTGGCCGTCGCATTCGACGTCTACCGTCTCCAGAATATCCAGCGCTTTGAGCTTGTTGATATGGCGATAAATGGTCGGCTTGGTCGTCTCCAGAAGCGCGGCCAGCTCCTCCGCGGACCACGCCTTCGACGGGAAAGACATGAAATAATCCATGAAAAGGCGGTAAGGGACGCTTTCCTTGACCCCGGACGCGTTGGTCCTGGGATCGTATCCCTTGGGCAGATAGCCTATCTGCGTCAGGAACGTCTCCGCCACGATGTCCGGATCTGAAATCCCTACGAGCGGCGTGTTGCTGACGACCTGCATCTCGAACAGTGATCTCACCTAGGAACCGCGGATGCCGTGCCATGTTTTATTTTTTTAGGTCGGAGCGCAACTAAAAACGGGAGAATGGGGATTGGGAATCAGATCGAAGTCATCAGCCTGTCCACGGCGAGTATGACGCTCTCCGTCGGTATGACGCGGGACACCGGTATCGCCAGTATCTTCTCCACTGTCGGCGCGACTATCGGTGCGCAGACGACCCCCAAGGCGCCGTCCCTCTCCGCGCGGACAGCGGCAATTATGGCATCCTCGACGGTCTGGACGGGATATTCCTTGACGGTGACGCTCATGCCGTTGAAATCGACGGATTTGGGCAGGTTGTCGACCACGTTCGTTGAGGCTATGACGGCGATGAAACGCTTGGACTCGGGCTTGGACAGCACTTTCAGGGCCTTTATCACCTGGCGGACGGTGCGCAGATTGGGCTCCCTGCGGTCCTCCAGAAGCTTGTACATTGTGCTCTGGGATATCCCCGCCTGCTGGCAGAATTCGTTGAGGGAGATGTCGAGCTCGTTCTCGAGGATGTCGCGGAAGGCCTTCTGGAATCCGCCCTCTTCCCTGAGCATCCCGGAGATCAGATCGGATACCGTCATTCAGCTTTCCTCGCGTAATCTGCGGCGCCGGTTCCCGCGATGCAGCCCTGGCCCACCGCTTTGGCGACCTGCCATGGCCTCCCGGTGACGTCTCCGCATGCGAACACTCCCCGGACTTCGGTGGAGCAATCCGCCCCGACCCCGATCGAATCGTCGATCTCCGGCATGACGCCCAGATCCATCGCTATGTCGGCTGACGATCTTGCCCCCAATTCTATGAAGACCCCGTCAACGGCTATGATCGTGCCGTCCTCCAAAACCAGGGATTCGACCTTCCCGTCTCCTGCCACGGCTTTGGGCTTGGAACGGTGCATGACGGCCCCGGCGTCCTCCGCCTTCATCGCCAGCGTTTCGTCCGCCTTCGGGTCCCATACAATCCAATGGGTCTCTGCGGCGTAATGGGTCATAAGCTCCGCGGACATGGCGGCCTCAGAATCGTTCCCGACCACGGCGACCCTGCGCCCTTTATAGAAATTGCAATCGCATGACGCGCAATAGCTCACGCCTTTGCCGTAAAGGTCCTTCTCGCCCGGGATCCCGAGCTTCTGGCGCGATATCCCCGTCGCGATCACGACGGATTTTGCCTCGACCTCGGTCCCGTCCTCGAGAACGAATCTGAACCTTTTTCCATCGGCGGAAGCCGACACCACGTTCTTGCCCAGGAAAACTGCGCCGAAGGATTCCGCCTGCGAGATGCCCTCGGCTAAGATTCTGTCCCCCGGGAGGGCCCCGGTCCCGAAGTAATTCTCTATCTCAGCCCCGAACATGGAGCTGGACGAGCTCTTCCCGGCGACCAGCACCGAGGATTTCTTCCTAGATGCGTGGATGGCCGCTTGGACTCCCGCGGGCCCGGACCCTATTATGAACACGTCGGCGTCCATCGCTGCAGCCCGAGCGCATCGATGATTGCCTCTTTCGGCCTCAGCCCTACGAGGGAATCGGCGAGGTTCCCGTCCCTGAAGATCAGAAGGGTGGGGATGGCGCTGATGCCGAATTTGTACGCAATGTCCTGGTTGTCGTCCGTGTTGAGCTTGGCGACTCCCACCTTTCCTTCGAGATCGGCCGCGAGCTCGTCGATTATGGGGCCCATCCTTCTGCAGGGCCCGCACCAGGGTGCCCAGCAGTCGACGAGGGCCACGCTGTGTTCTTTGACGAAGCTATCGAAATTGGATCCGCTCAGTTCGGTTACCATGTGTCTCGGACCTCAATGCGTATGCACCGATAAAAAGGCATGAGTCTGAACAGATTCTATGTCGCAGAATGGATGAGGGAGCCGAGGGGATCCCCCGGTACCCGCAGATGTTTTTCAGTCGTATTCGGGCATCAGAGACATGCACTTCAGCCTCGGGTACTCC
Coding sequences within:
- a CDS encoding helix-turn-helix domain-containing protein, yielding MTVSDLISGMLREEGGFQKAFRDILENELDISLNEFCQQAGISQSTMYKLLEDRREPNLRTVRQVIKALKVLSKPESKRFIAVIASTNVVDNLPKSVDFNGMSVTVKEYPVQTVEDAIIAAVRAERDGALGVVCAPIVAPTVEKILAIPVSRVIPTESVILAVDRLMTSI
- a CDS encoding helix-turn-helix transcriptional regulator, yielding MFEMQVVSNTPLVGISDPDIVAETFLTQIGYLPKGYDPRTNASGVKESVPYRLFMDYFMSFPSKAWSAEELAALLETTKPTIYRHINKLKALDILETVDVECDGQKRKGYRIRFGDLSKAWAFAESNVKMAMENYRMTVAHFQELMSERL
- the trxA gene encoding thioredoxin — translated: MVTELSGSNFDSFVKEHSVALVDCWAPWCGPCRRMGPIIDELAADLEGKVGVAKLNTDDNQDIAYKFGISAIPTLLIFRDGNLADSLVGLRPKEAIIDALGLQRWTPTCS
- a CDS encoding FAD-dependent oxidoreductase, translating into MDADVFIIGSGPAGVQAAIHASRKKSSVLVAGKSSSSSMFGAEIENYFGTGALPGDRILAEGISQAESFGAVFLGKNVVSASADGKRFRFVLEDGTEVEAKSVVIATGISRQKLGIPGEKDLYGKGVSYCASCDCNFYKGRRVAVVGNDSEAAMSAELMTHYAAETHWIVWDPKADETLAMKAEDAGAVMHRSKPKAVAGDGKVESLVLEDGTIIAVDGVFIELGARSSADIAMDLGVMPEIDDSIGVGADCSTEVRGVFACGDVTGRPWQVAKAVGQGCIAGTGAADYARKAE